In Equus quagga isolate Etosha38 chromosome 14, UCLA_HA_Equagga_1.0, whole genome shotgun sequence, one DNA window encodes the following:
- the ARAP1 gene encoding arf-GAP with Rho-GAP domain, ANK repeat and PH domain-containing protein 1 isoform X2: MAEAGDAALSVAEWLRALHLEQYTGLFEQHGLLWATECQGLSDARLVDMGMLLPGHRRRILAGLLRAHTPPAPAPRSTPRPVPMKRHVFRLPPAPTTPPEPLPTAGEDEGLLPAPPIPPRRSCLPPACFSAPSTAAPDPVVPPLPAKRHLAELSIPPVPPRTGSSRLLVSLPAKEESLLPPLSSPTQPEPEELPAAFPRGPPHPPSPPPSTPEIPPKPPRLLPEFDDSDYDEVLEEGPGAPAGVMTKKEEPPVSRVPRAVRVASLLSEGEELSGDDQGDEDEDDHAYEGVPNGGWHTSSLSSSLPSSLLIPELPPYPMDGLPGGPTPVTPVIKAGWLDKNPPQGSYIYQKRWVRLDADYLQYFDTNKDAYSKRFVSVACISHVAAIGDQKFEVITNNRTFAFRAESDAERKEWMQALQQAVAEQRARARLSSAYPLGVRGPEPPDRAGSLELRGFKNKLYVAVVGDKVQLYKNLEEYHLGIGITFIDMSVGNVKEADRRSFDLTTPYRIFSFSAESELEKEQWLEAMQGAIAEALSTSEVAERIWAVAPNRFCADCGAPQPDWASINLCVVICKRCAGEHRGLGAGISKVRSLKMDRKVWTETLIELFLQLGNGAGNRFWAANVPPSEALQPSSSPSARRRHLEAKYREGKYRRYHPLFGNQEELDKALCAAVTTTDLAETQALLGCGAGVSCFSGDPEAPTPLALAEQAGQTLQMEFLRNNRTMEVPRLDSMKPLEKHYSVVLPTVSHSGFLYKTASAGKPLQDRRTREEFSRRWCVLSDGVLSYYENERAVTPNGEIRASEIVCLAVPPPNTHGFEHTFEVYTEGERLYLFGLESAELAHEWVKCIAKACVPPLAEDLLARDFERLGRLPYKAGLSLQRAQEGWFSLTGSELRAVFPEGPCEEPLQLRKLQELSVQGDSENQVLVLVERRRTLYIQGERRLDFTGWLGAIQKAAASSGDTLSEQQLGDSDIPVIVYRCVDYITQCGLTSEGIYRKCGQTSKTQRLLESLRQDARSVRLKEGEQNVDDVSSALKRFLRDLPDGLFTRAQRLAWLEASEVEDEEEKVSRYRELLARLPPVNRATVKALISHLYCVQCFSDTNQMNTHNLAIVFGPTLFQTDGQDYKAGRVVEDLISHYVVVFSVDEEELRKQREEVTAIVKMRVAGAASGTQNAGDFICTVYLEEKKAETEQHVKIPASMTAEELTMEILDRRNVGIREKDYWTCFEVNEREETERPLHFAEKVLPILHGLGTDSYLVVKKHQSMEAMLLYLASHVGDTKHGMMKFREDRSLLGLGLPSGGFHDRYFILNSSCLRLYKEIRSHRPEKEWPIRSLKVYLGVKKKLRPPTCWGFTVVHETEKHEKQQWYLCCETQMELREWFATFLFVQHDGLVWPSEPSRVSRVVPEVRLGSISLIPLRGNENEMRRSVAAFASDPLSLLRNV; encoded by the exons ATGGCAGAGGCTGGGGATGCAGCTCTGTCAGTGGCTGAGTGGCTGCGGGCTCTGCACCTGGAGCAGTACACCGGGCTCTTTGAGCAGCACGGACTGCTGTGGGCCACGGAGTGCCAAGGCCTCAGTGATGCCCGGCTGGTGGACATGGGCATGCTACTCCCCGGCCACCGCCGCCGTATCCTGGCTGGCCTGCTCCGTGCCCAcacgcccccagcccctgcacccCGCTCCACCCCACGGCCCGTGCCCATGAAGCGTCATGTCTTCCGCTTACCGCCTGCGCCCACAACTCCACCGGAGCCACTACCCACAGCGGGAGAGGATGAGGGGCTACTGCCTGCCCCACCCATCCCACCCCGGAGGAGCTGCCTTCCACCTGCCTGCTTCTCCGCACCGTCCACAGCTGCCCCGGACCCTGTGGTGCCCCCACTGCCCGCCAAGCGGCATTTGGCAGAGCTAAGCATTCCACCTGTGCCCCCCCGCACTGGGTCCTCCCGCCTGCTTGTGAG CCTTCCCGCCAAGGAGGAATCACTGCTGCCACCACTGTCGTCCCCTACCCAGCCAGAGCCTGAGGAGCTCCCAGCCGCCTTCCCCCGggggcctccccaccccccttctccACCTCCCAGCACCCCGGAGATCCCCCCGAAACCTCCTCGCCTGCTCCCAGAGTTCG ATGACTCTGACTACGATGaggtcctggaggaggggccagggGCCCCAGCTGGCGTGATGACCAAGAAG GAGGAGCCCCCAGTGAGCCGAGTCCCACGGGCCGTGCGTGTGGCCAGTCTCCTGAGCGAGGGAGAGGAACTGTCTGGGGATGACCAAGGGGATGAAGATGAGGATGACCACGCCTATGAGGGCGTCCCCAA CGGTGGATGGCACACCAGCAGCCTGAGCTCATCCTTGCCCAGCAGCCTCCTGATCCCCGAGCTCCCACCATACCCCATGGATGGGCTGCCTGGGGGCCCCACCCCTGTCACACCGGTCATCAAGGCCGGCTGGCTGGACAAGAACCCACCACAGGG ATCTTATATCTATCAGAAGCGATGGGTGAGACTGGATGCTGATTACCTGCAATACTTTGATACTAACAAG GATGCCTACTCTAAGCGCTTTGTGTCTGTGGCCTGCATCTCCCACGTGGCTGCCATCGGGGACCAGAAGTTTGAAGTGATCACGAACAACCGGACCTTTGCCTTCCGGGCAGAGAGTGATG cggagcggaaGGAGTGGATGCAGGCCCTGCAGCAGGCGGTGGCCGAGCAGCGTGCCCGGGCCCGGCTGTCGAGCGCTTACCCATTGGGTGTTCGAGGCCCAGAGCCACCTGACCGCGCTGGCAGCCTGGAGCTACGTGGCTTCAAGAATAAACTGTATGTGGCCGTGGTAGGGGACAAAGTGCAGCTCTACAAGAATCTGGAG GAATACCACCTGGGCATTGGCATCACCTTCATCGACATGAGCGTGGGCAACGTGAAGGAAGCAGACCGGCGCAGCTTCGACCTCACCACCCCCTACCGCATCTTCAG CTTCTCGGCCGAATCggagctggagaaggagcagTGGCTGGAGGCCATGCAGGGAGCCATTGCCGAGGCCCTGTCTACCTCGGAGGTGGCCGAGCGCATCTGGGCTGTGGCCCCCAACAGGTTCTGTGCCGACTGTGGGGCTCCCCAGCCTGACTGGGCCTCCATCAACCTCTGTGTCGTCATCTGCAAGCGCTGTGCAG GGGAGCACCGTGGCCTGGGTGCTGGCATCTCCAAGGTGCGAAGCTTGAAGATGGACAGGAAGGTGTGGACGGAAACACTCATTGAG CTCTTCTTACAGCTGGGCAATGGCGCTGGGAACCGCTTCTGGGCAGCCAACGTTCCCCCAAGTGAGGCTCTGCAGCCCAGCAGCAGCCCTAGCGCCCGGCGGCGCCACCTGGAGGCCAAATACCGCGAGGGCAAGTACCGCCGCTACCACCCACTGTTTGGCAACCAGGAGGAGCTGGACAAG gccctgtgTGCTGCAGTCACTACCACGGACCTGGCTGAGACCCAGGCGCTcctgggctgtggggctggggtcAGCTGCTTCTCAGGGGACCCAGAGGCCCCCACGCCCCTGGCTCTTGCTGAGCAGGCGGGGCAGACACTGCAGATGGAATTCCTTCGGAACAACAGGACCATGG AGGTACCTCGGCTAGATTCGATGAAGCCCTTGGAAAAGCACTACTCAGTTGTCCTGCCAACTGTGAGCCACAGTGGCTTCCTCTACAAGACTGCTTCAGCCGGCAAGCCGCTGCAGGACCGCCGTACCCGTGAAG AGTTTAGCCGACGCTGGTGTGTCCTTAGCGACGGGGTCCTGAGCTACTATGAGAATGAGCGGGCAGTGACCCCCAATGGGGAGATTCGGGCCAGCGAGATTGTGTGCCTGGCAGTGCCCCCTCCCAACACCCACGG CTTTGAGCACACCTTTGAGGTGTACACAGAGGGAGAGCGGCTGTACCTGTTTGGGCTGGAGAGTGCGGAACTGGCTCATGAGTGGGTCAAGTGCATTGCTAAG GCGTGTGTGCCTCCCCTGGCTGAGGATCTGCTGGCCCGGGATTTTGAGCGCCTTGGGCGCCTACCCTACAAAGCTGGCTTGAGCCTACAGCGGGCCCAGGAGGGCTGGTTCTCCCTCACCGGCTCCGAGCTCCGTGCTGTCTTCCCAGAAGGGCCTTGTGAGGAGCCGCTGCAACTTCGGAAACTGCAGGAGCTTT CCGTCCAAGGGGACAGCGAGAACCAGGTGCTGGTGCTGGTGGAGCGTAGGAG GACTCTGTACATCCAGGGCGAGCGGCGGCTGGACTTCACGGGCTGGCTGGGGGCCATTCAGAAAGCAGCGGCCAGCTCAGGGGACACGCTGTCGGAGCAGCAGCTCGGAGACTCAGATATCCCGGTGATTGTGTACCGCTGTGTGGACTACATCACGCAGTGCG GCCTGACCTCCGAGGGCATCTACCGCAAGTGCGGGCAGACGTCGAAGACACAGCGGCTGCTGGAAAGCCTGCGGCAGGACGCTCGCTCCGTGCGCCTTAAGGAGGGCGAGCAGAACGTGGACGACGTCTCCTCGGCGCTCAAGCGCTTCCTGCGGGACCTGCCCGATGGGCTCTTCACGCGAGCCCAGCGCCTAGCCTGGCTGGAGGCCTCAG AGGttgaggatgaggaggagaaggTCTCCAGGTACCGAGAGCTCCTGGCACGTCTGCCCCCAGTCAACCGGGCCACGGTGAAGGCCCTCATCAGCCACCTGTACTG TGTCCAGTGCTTCTCAGACACGAACCAGATGAACACGCACAACCTGGCGATTGTGTTTGGGCCCACGCTGTTCCAGACTGATGGGCAGGACTACAAGGCCGGCCGCGTGGTGGAGGACCTCATCAGCCACTACGTAGTGGTGTTTAGT GTGGATGAGGAGGAGCTGAGGAAGCAGCGGGAGGAGGTCACTGCCATTGTGAAGATGCGCGTGGCTGGTGCTGCCAGTGGGACCCAG AATGCCGGTGACTTCATCTGCACCGTGTACCTCGAGGAGAAGAAGGCGGAGACCGAGCAGCATGTCAAG ATCCCAGCCTCCATGACAGCTGAGGAGCTCACCATGGAGATCTTGGATCGCAGGAATGTGGGCATCAGGGAGAAGGACTATTGGACCTGCTTCGAGGTCAACGAGAGGGAGGAGACAG AGCGACCCTTGCACTTTGCGGAGAAGGTGCTGCCCATCCTACATGGGCTGGGCACAGACAGCTACCTGGTGGTGAAGAAGCACCAGTCCATGGAGGCCATGTTGTTGTACCTGG ccagccATGTGGGCGACACCAAGCACGGCATGATGAAGTTCCGTGAGGACCGCAgcctcctgggcctgggcctgcccTCAGGCGGCTTCCACGATCGCTACTTCATCCTCAACAGCAGCTGCCTGCGGCTCTACAAGGAGATCCGG
- the ARAP1 gene encoding arf-GAP with Rho-GAP domain, ANK repeat and PH domain-containing protein 1 isoform X1, producing MAEAGDAALSVAEWLRALHLEQYTGLFEQHGLLWATECQGLSDARLVDMGMLLPGHRRRILAGLLRAHTPPAPAPRSTPRPVPMKRHVFRLPPAPTTPPEPLPTAGEDEGLLPAPPIPPRRSCLPPACFSAPSTAAPDPVVPPLPAKRHLAELSIPPVPPRTGSSRLLVSLPAKEESLLPPLSSPTQPEPEELPAAFPRGPPHPPSPPPSTPEIPPKPPRLLPEFDDSDYDEVLEEGPGAPAGVMTKKEEPPVSRVPRAVRVASLLSEGEELSGDDQGDEDEDDHAYEGVPNGGWHTSSLSSSLPSSLLIPELPPYPMDGLPGGPTPVTPVIKAGWLDKNPPQGSYIYQKRWVRLDADYLQYFDTNKDAYSKRFVSVACISHVAAIGDQKFEVITNNRTFAFRAESDAERKEWMQALQQAVAEQRARARLSSAYPLGVRGPEPPDRAGSLELRGFKNKLYVAVVGDKVQLYKNLEEYHLGIGITFIDMSVGNVKEADRRSFDLTTPYRIFSFSAESELEKEQWLEAMQGAIAEALSTSEVAERIWAVAPNRFCADCGAPQPDWASINLCVVICKRCAGEHRGLGAGISKVRSLKMDRKVWTETLIELFLQLGNGAGNRFWAANVPPSEALQPSSSPSARRRHLEAKYREGKYRRYHPLFGNQEELDKALCAAVTTTDLAETQALLGCGAGVSCFSGDPEAPTPLALAEQAGQTLQMEFLRNNRTMEVPRLDSMKPLEKHYSVVLPTVSHSGFLYKTASAGKPLQDRRTREEFSRRWCVLSDGVLSYYENERAVTPNGEIRASEIVCLAVPPPNTHGFEHTFEVYTEGERLYLFGLESAELAHEWVKCIAKACVPPLAEDLLARDFERLGRLPYKAGLSLQRAQEGWFSLTGSELRAVFPEGPCEEPLQLRKLQELSVQGDSENQVLVLVERRRTLYIQGERRLDFTGWLGAIQKAAASSGDTLSEQQLGDSDIPVIVYRCVDYITQCGLTSEGIYRKCGQTSKTQRLLESLRQDARSVRLKEGEQNVDDVSSALKRFLRDLPDGLFTRAQRLAWLEASEVEDEEEKVSRYRELLARLPPVNRATVKALISHLYCVQCFSDTNQMNTHNLAIVFGPTLFQTDGQDYKAGRVVEDLISHYVVVFSVDEEELRKQREEVTAIVKMRVAGAASGTQNAGDFICTVYLEEKKAETEQHVKIPASMTAEELTMEILDRRNVGIREKDYWTCFEVNEREETERPLHFAEKVLPILHGLGTDSYLVVKKHQSMEAMLLYLASHVGDTKHGMMKFREDRSLLGLGLPSGGFHDRYFILNSSCLRLYKEIRSQRPWSGVPETSHRPEKEWPIRSLKVYLGVKKKLRPPTCWGFTVVHETEKHEKQQWYLCCETQMELREWFATFLFVQHDGLVWPSEPSRVSRVVPEVRLGSISLIPLRGNENEMRRSVAAFASDPLSLLRNV from the exons ATGGCAGAGGCTGGGGATGCAGCTCTGTCAGTGGCTGAGTGGCTGCGGGCTCTGCACCTGGAGCAGTACACCGGGCTCTTTGAGCAGCACGGACTGCTGTGGGCCACGGAGTGCCAAGGCCTCAGTGATGCCCGGCTGGTGGACATGGGCATGCTACTCCCCGGCCACCGCCGCCGTATCCTGGCTGGCCTGCTCCGTGCCCAcacgcccccagcccctgcacccCGCTCCACCCCACGGCCCGTGCCCATGAAGCGTCATGTCTTCCGCTTACCGCCTGCGCCCACAACTCCACCGGAGCCACTACCCACAGCGGGAGAGGATGAGGGGCTACTGCCTGCCCCACCCATCCCACCCCGGAGGAGCTGCCTTCCACCTGCCTGCTTCTCCGCACCGTCCACAGCTGCCCCGGACCCTGTGGTGCCCCCACTGCCCGCCAAGCGGCATTTGGCAGAGCTAAGCATTCCACCTGTGCCCCCCCGCACTGGGTCCTCCCGCCTGCTTGTGAG CCTTCCCGCCAAGGAGGAATCACTGCTGCCACCACTGTCGTCCCCTACCCAGCCAGAGCCTGAGGAGCTCCCAGCCGCCTTCCCCCGggggcctccccaccccccttctccACCTCCCAGCACCCCGGAGATCCCCCCGAAACCTCCTCGCCTGCTCCCAGAGTTCG ATGACTCTGACTACGATGaggtcctggaggaggggccagggGCCCCAGCTGGCGTGATGACCAAGAAG GAGGAGCCCCCAGTGAGCCGAGTCCCACGGGCCGTGCGTGTGGCCAGTCTCCTGAGCGAGGGAGAGGAACTGTCTGGGGATGACCAAGGGGATGAAGATGAGGATGACCACGCCTATGAGGGCGTCCCCAA CGGTGGATGGCACACCAGCAGCCTGAGCTCATCCTTGCCCAGCAGCCTCCTGATCCCCGAGCTCCCACCATACCCCATGGATGGGCTGCCTGGGGGCCCCACCCCTGTCACACCGGTCATCAAGGCCGGCTGGCTGGACAAGAACCCACCACAGGG ATCTTATATCTATCAGAAGCGATGGGTGAGACTGGATGCTGATTACCTGCAATACTTTGATACTAACAAG GATGCCTACTCTAAGCGCTTTGTGTCTGTGGCCTGCATCTCCCACGTGGCTGCCATCGGGGACCAGAAGTTTGAAGTGATCACGAACAACCGGACCTTTGCCTTCCGGGCAGAGAGTGATG cggagcggaaGGAGTGGATGCAGGCCCTGCAGCAGGCGGTGGCCGAGCAGCGTGCCCGGGCCCGGCTGTCGAGCGCTTACCCATTGGGTGTTCGAGGCCCAGAGCCACCTGACCGCGCTGGCAGCCTGGAGCTACGTGGCTTCAAGAATAAACTGTATGTGGCCGTGGTAGGGGACAAAGTGCAGCTCTACAAGAATCTGGAG GAATACCACCTGGGCATTGGCATCACCTTCATCGACATGAGCGTGGGCAACGTGAAGGAAGCAGACCGGCGCAGCTTCGACCTCACCACCCCCTACCGCATCTTCAG CTTCTCGGCCGAATCggagctggagaaggagcagTGGCTGGAGGCCATGCAGGGAGCCATTGCCGAGGCCCTGTCTACCTCGGAGGTGGCCGAGCGCATCTGGGCTGTGGCCCCCAACAGGTTCTGTGCCGACTGTGGGGCTCCCCAGCCTGACTGGGCCTCCATCAACCTCTGTGTCGTCATCTGCAAGCGCTGTGCAG GGGAGCACCGTGGCCTGGGTGCTGGCATCTCCAAGGTGCGAAGCTTGAAGATGGACAGGAAGGTGTGGACGGAAACACTCATTGAG CTCTTCTTACAGCTGGGCAATGGCGCTGGGAACCGCTTCTGGGCAGCCAACGTTCCCCCAAGTGAGGCTCTGCAGCCCAGCAGCAGCCCTAGCGCCCGGCGGCGCCACCTGGAGGCCAAATACCGCGAGGGCAAGTACCGCCGCTACCACCCACTGTTTGGCAACCAGGAGGAGCTGGACAAG gccctgtgTGCTGCAGTCACTACCACGGACCTGGCTGAGACCCAGGCGCTcctgggctgtggggctggggtcAGCTGCTTCTCAGGGGACCCAGAGGCCCCCACGCCCCTGGCTCTTGCTGAGCAGGCGGGGCAGACACTGCAGATGGAATTCCTTCGGAACAACAGGACCATGG AGGTACCTCGGCTAGATTCGATGAAGCCCTTGGAAAAGCACTACTCAGTTGTCCTGCCAACTGTGAGCCACAGTGGCTTCCTCTACAAGACTGCTTCAGCCGGCAAGCCGCTGCAGGACCGCCGTACCCGTGAAG AGTTTAGCCGACGCTGGTGTGTCCTTAGCGACGGGGTCCTGAGCTACTATGAGAATGAGCGGGCAGTGACCCCCAATGGGGAGATTCGGGCCAGCGAGATTGTGTGCCTGGCAGTGCCCCCTCCCAACACCCACGG CTTTGAGCACACCTTTGAGGTGTACACAGAGGGAGAGCGGCTGTACCTGTTTGGGCTGGAGAGTGCGGAACTGGCTCATGAGTGGGTCAAGTGCATTGCTAAG GCGTGTGTGCCTCCCCTGGCTGAGGATCTGCTGGCCCGGGATTTTGAGCGCCTTGGGCGCCTACCCTACAAAGCTGGCTTGAGCCTACAGCGGGCCCAGGAGGGCTGGTTCTCCCTCACCGGCTCCGAGCTCCGTGCTGTCTTCCCAGAAGGGCCTTGTGAGGAGCCGCTGCAACTTCGGAAACTGCAGGAGCTTT CCGTCCAAGGGGACAGCGAGAACCAGGTGCTGGTGCTGGTGGAGCGTAGGAG GACTCTGTACATCCAGGGCGAGCGGCGGCTGGACTTCACGGGCTGGCTGGGGGCCATTCAGAAAGCAGCGGCCAGCTCAGGGGACACGCTGTCGGAGCAGCAGCTCGGAGACTCAGATATCCCGGTGATTGTGTACCGCTGTGTGGACTACATCACGCAGTGCG GCCTGACCTCCGAGGGCATCTACCGCAAGTGCGGGCAGACGTCGAAGACACAGCGGCTGCTGGAAAGCCTGCGGCAGGACGCTCGCTCCGTGCGCCTTAAGGAGGGCGAGCAGAACGTGGACGACGTCTCCTCGGCGCTCAAGCGCTTCCTGCGGGACCTGCCCGATGGGCTCTTCACGCGAGCCCAGCGCCTAGCCTGGCTGGAGGCCTCAG AGGttgaggatgaggaggagaaggTCTCCAGGTACCGAGAGCTCCTGGCACGTCTGCCCCCAGTCAACCGGGCCACGGTGAAGGCCCTCATCAGCCACCTGTACTG TGTCCAGTGCTTCTCAGACACGAACCAGATGAACACGCACAACCTGGCGATTGTGTTTGGGCCCACGCTGTTCCAGACTGATGGGCAGGACTACAAGGCCGGCCGCGTGGTGGAGGACCTCATCAGCCACTACGTAGTGGTGTTTAGT GTGGATGAGGAGGAGCTGAGGAAGCAGCGGGAGGAGGTCACTGCCATTGTGAAGATGCGCGTGGCTGGTGCTGCCAGTGGGACCCAG AATGCCGGTGACTTCATCTGCACCGTGTACCTCGAGGAGAAGAAGGCGGAGACCGAGCAGCATGTCAAG ATCCCAGCCTCCATGACAGCTGAGGAGCTCACCATGGAGATCTTGGATCGCAGGAATGTGGGCATCAGGGAGAAGGACTATTGGACCTGCTTCGAGGTCAACGAGAGGGAGGAGACAG AGCGACCCTTGCACTTTGCGGAGAAGGTGCTGCCCATCCTACATGGGCTGGGCACAGACAGCTACCTGGTGGTGAAGAAGCACCAGTCCATGGAGGCCATGTTGTTGTACCTGG ccagccATGTGGGCGACACCAAGCACGGCATGATGAAGTTCCGTGAGGACCGCAgcctcctgggcctgggcctgcccTCAGGCGGCTTCCACGATCGCTACTTCATCCTCAACAGCAGCTGCCTGCGGCTCTACAAGGAGATCCGG